CGCGTCCGGCAGCCCCGGGGCCACGTCATCAGGACGTGACAGCGGAAGACCCCGCGGATCCCCGGCCACGTCATCGGCAGGCGAGGCCAGAGGATCTCGCGGATCCCCGTCCGTGCCACCGGAAGGCGAGACCCGGAGACCAGGCAGATCCCGAGTCGCGTCACCGGGATTCGAGACCGGAAGACCCGGCAGACCCCAGACCCCGTCACCAGGGGGCGACACCGGAAGACCGGGCATGAATCCCGGCACCGTCGACGCCCCCGGCGGAAGCCCGGCCCGCTCCCCCTCCATCAGGGCGGCGTAGGCCGACAGCGGCCGGCGCAGGGTCTGCGCGGCGTTGTTGACCAGGATGTCCAACGGATTCCCGGCCGTCAGGAACCGGTCGCCGAGCGCGATGACCTGGCGAGGGTCGCACAGGTCGATCCCCACGACCTCCAGACGCCCGCCCCAGTCACCGGTCTCGGCGAACCTTCTGACCGCGTCGGCCGGAAAACGGGTGGTCACCGTGACGTGGGCGCCGTCGCGGAGCATCATCAGCGCGAGCTGGTGCCCTATCTTCGTCCGCCCCCCGGTGACCAGCGCCCGCCGCCCCGACAGGTCGGCGCGGGCCGTACGACGGGCCGCGTTGAAGGCCGCGCACGAGGGGCAGAGGAGGTGATACAGGCTGCCCACCCGAGTGAAGTACTCCTTGCAGACGTAGCAGCGTCGCGGCCTGCGCAGTTCTCCGGCCGGCTCTCCCGCCGTCCTCTCCGAGATGGGAGCGTCGATCACCCGCTCCGGAGTGCCCATCGCGGTGGCCGCCAGCACCGCGGCGTCGGCCTCTTTCACGGCACGACCGCGCTTCTGCCTGCGGCGCTGCTGCCCGTCACGGACCAGTGCGAGCGCCGCGTGCGCGATCCACCTGCGATCCGGATCGTCCAGCGGGAGCCGCCTGGCCTCGCCAAGCGCCCGCAGGACCGTCCGGACGGTCTCGGAGTCCACGCGTCATCCTCCCGGGGGTGGGGCCGGCTGGATGTCCTCTTCCCCTGTCAGGGAAAGCGCGACGGCCCCACGCAGAACGGCTCATTTTCGAACCGGCACCTGCGTTTACCCTACCGAGAAGATCAACCCATTTTTGATGATTCGCCGGACTCCGGAGGGCCCCCGCCTCCTCGAACGGCTTCTCCAGCAACGCCTCGCGATACTCCGCGTCCCCGAGTGAGTCCTTCAGCCGGGAATCAGGGATGGAGCCGGACGGGCCGCCAGCCGTCCTCGGTCAGGTCGTAGCGGAGCCTGCGGTGCAACCGGGACGAGGCCGCGGCCCAGAACTCCACCACGGTGGGTTCCAGGCGATAACCGGCGAACCGGTCGGGTCTCGGCAGCGGTTCCCGGAGTACGGCCAGGCGCTCGGCCTCCTTCAGCACCGCCTCTGGATCTTCCAAGGGGGCGCTCTGCCAGGAGGCGGTGGACATGGAGAGCAAGGGGGTGGGCCTGCCCGCCCAGAGCAGGTCGGCCTCGGCCGCGCCGAGCCGTACGACCGGACCCGAGAAGATCAGTTGCTGGGCGGTTTCCCGCCAGTAGAGCAGTCCGGAAGCCCAGCCGTTCTCGGCGATCTCCCGGCCCTTCTGGCTGGTGGCGTGGGTGATGAAGAGCAGGCCGCGCCGATCGAACTCCTGCACGATCACCGTCCGGCTGGAAGGGCGGCCTCGACTGTCGGCAGTGGCCAGGGCCAGCGCCTTGGGCTCGCGCACGCCGATGTCGACGGCGGTCGCCAGCCATCGGCCCGCCAGCTCCAGCGGCTCGGGCGGCGGGCAGTCGTACTCCGGGAAGTCCAGGTCCGTGGGGCCCGTGAGACTTTCGTATCGGCTAGACAAGGATCACTCCTCTGGCCACGGGTGCGGCGGCGCCGGAAACCAGGATCCGGCCGCCCTCTTCCGCACGGGCCCGCATCAGGGAGGGGCGGCCCATCTCGACGCCCTGGTGGATCTCGATCCACGTGTCGAACCCGACACGGCCGTGCCGTCCCAGGTGCAGGGCGAGCGGGCCGGCGGCGGAGCCGGTGGCCGCGTCCTCCTGCACCCCGTACGCCGGAGAGAACATGCGGCTGCGCCAGTACGTCCCCGATCCGGTGAAACAGTTGGTCGCCATGTTCTCGAAGGCCGCCAGCGCCCGGTGGTCGGGGCGGAGCCCGGCCAGCGCCTCGACGCTCGGCAGGCCGACGAAGACGTGGCGCGGTCCGTTGACGTAGATCTCGACCGGGAGGGTGGAGCTCTCCAGCCCCAGCGCCGCCAGCAGCTCTTCCTCCCGCTCGAACGTCGAGAAGGTGGGGGTCGGCTGCTCCATCGTCGCCGCGACCACCGCGTCGCCCTCGCGCACCAGGTCGAAGGGGATGACGCCCATCTTGGTCTCCAGCCGCAGCCGGTCGCCGTCGAAGAACTCGCCGAGGGCGACCGCGGTGCCCAGCAGCGGATGGCCCGCGAAGGGCAGCTCGTTGACCGGGGTGAAGACGCGGACGTGGTAGTCACCGTCCTCGCGGGCGGGCAGGACGAAGGTCGTCTCGGAGAGGTTCATCTCCTTGGCGATGGCCTGCATGCGGTCGGCGGTCAGGTCCTCGGCATCGAAGAGGACCGCGACCGGATTGCCGGACAGCGGGGTGTCGGTGAAGGAGTCGACGACCACATAGGGATGCGTCATGAGACCTCCTTCGCCGGCCTCGTGACCAGGTCACGGTGTTCGCAGATGACCTCGGCAGGCTCGGTCATGATGTCATTGCCCTTTCGATCAGGGAGGAGAGGATGCGCGGGCCGTTGCGGGTGAGCACCGACTCGGCGTGGAACTGGATCGAGGCGAAGTGCGCACCGCGCAGGGCGTGGATCTCGCCGTTGTCCGGATCGAGGCAGAGCTCCACGTCTCCCCTGGCCTCGGCGTCCGGGCGGGCGGCGAAGGTGTTGTAGAAGCCGACGCGTTCGGTGGCTCCGAACAGGTCGATCGTGCGCGGCGCTCCCTGGTTCGGTACGGCACGGCGGCACAGGGGGAAGCCGAGCACCCGGCAGAGCACCTGGTGGCTGAGGCATACGGTGAGGAAGGGGGTCTGGCCGTCCAGAAGCTCGCGAACCGCCCGGTCCAGGTAGGCGATCTTGGGGTGGGTGAGGTCGCGGGGGTCACCCGGGCCGGGGCCGAGCACGACGAGGTCGTGGCCGCTCAGGCCGGGGTCGTCGTCGTAGCGGCGGACGGTGACCGCCATGCCCAGGGAGCGGAGCTGGTGGTCGAGCATGGAGGTGAAGGTGTCCTCCGCGTCGATGATCAGCGTGCGCACCCCGGTGAGGTCCCGGCCCTCCGCGTCGCCGTACCCGAGCCAGAAGCCGGAGATGTCGCTGTTGCGGCGGGCCAGGGCCGCGCGGACGTCGGGGTGGCGGCCGAGCCGCGTCCTGATGCCGGGGGCGAGGGCGGCCAGTAGCCCGGCCACCTTGGCACGGGTCTCGGCGATCTCCGAGACCGGGTCGGAGTGGCGCACGAGGGTGGAGCCCACCCCGATCCTCGTCTCACCGCGGGTGTCGATCTCCGCGGTGCGGATGAGGATCGCCGAGTCGAGCGTCCGCGCGCCGGCGGCGTCGCGGCCGATCAGGGCCATGGCTCCGCTGTAGTAGCCCCGGCTGTGCGGCTCGTAGCGCTCGATGACGCGGCAGGCGTTCTCCAGCGGGCTGCCGGTGACGGTCGGGGCGAACATGGATTCGCGCAGGATGTCGCGGACATCCCAGTCGCTCGTACCCTCGATGTAGTACTCGGTGTGCGCCAGGCGCGACATCTCCTTCAGCCGCGGGCCCGCCACCCGCACGCCGGGCGCGCAGAAGCGGGTCATCATCTTCAGCTCCTCGTCGAGGACCATGTAGAGCTCCTCCGACTCCTTGCGGTCGGCCAGGAAGTCCATGAGGTCGCCGAGCGCGGGGCCGGTGGGCGGATAGCGGTAGGTGCCGCTGATCGGATTCATCGTCGCCACGCCGTCGCGCAGCGTCAGGTGCCGCTCGGGGGTGGCGCCGACGAAGGTGCGCTCTCCGGTGTGGACGAGGAAGGTCCAGTAAGCGCCCGACTCCATCGCCAGCAGCCTGCGGAAGAAGGCCAGGGCGTGGGCGGGCGTGTAGTCGTCGATGGTGGTGACGAAGGAGCGCTTGATGACGAAGTTGGCCCCCTCGCCCTCACCTATCGCCTCCTTGAGCACCCGGCGGACGATTTCGGCGTACTGGTCGTCCGAGACGTCGAACTCGCCGCCGGTGGTGGAGATGAGCCGGTCGGGAAGGCGGGTGAGCGCCTGGTCGGTCGAGATGATCTCCTGGTCCGTCACCTTCATCGCCAGCAGGGGCACGCCGTCGTCGGAGCAGGCGTAACCGCGCTCACGTATCTGCCGGAACGGGATGATCGCCAGCACCTCGTGCCACGGCCGCTCCCGGGCGGGCGCCTGGTCCTCCAGGGGCAGGTCGGCCAGGCGTGCCACCTCGATCACCTCGCCCAGCAGCACGTCGACCGTGCCGGGCGCGCCGGACTCCGGTCGGTGCAGCAGGGCGAAGGCGGGGGCCTCGCGCAGGCGGTCCAGTAGGTCCGTCATGGCCAGACCTCCTTCGCGGTGAGCAGTACGGCGCAGCGCTCGGCGGCGTAGGTCAGGGCCAGCCGGTGGTAGTCGGACGAGAAGTCGGCCACCGCGTCGGCGACCAGGAAGGTCTCCAGGTCGTGGGTGAAGGAGTCGACCGCCGTCATGAGTACGCCGACGTGGGCGTACACGCCGCAGACGATCAACTGGTCGCGCCCGGCGGCACGCAGCCGCTCCAGCAGGTCGGTGCGGGCGAAGGCGCTGTAGCGGAACTTGGCGAACTCCCAGTCACCCGGCGCCGGGGCGAGCTCGTCGGCCATGAGCCGGTCCTCCGGGGCGCGGCGCATGCCGGGCCCCCAGAAGTCCTTGAGCAGGCCGCGTTCCTCCTCGGTCATCGAGCCCGGCTGGGCGGTGTAGGCGACGGGCACGCCCAGCGCGGCGCTCTGCTCGCGGAGCCGGGCGACGGCTCCGACGAGTTCTTCGCGCATCGACGGCGGGAAAGGCTTGAGGAAGTAACGCTGCATGTCGTGAATGAGCAGGACCGCGCGCGCCGGGTCGGGAGTCCAGCGGGCGGTGTTGCGGGGCAGATCTCCCGTCGTGGGCAGCGGGTAGGGGGTGATCGGGGGGATCCCGGGCATGATCGTCCTCCTTCGAGGGTCCG
This region of Streptosporangium sp. NBC_01495 genomic DNA includes:
- a CDS encoding anthranilate synthase family protein, yielding MTDLLDRLREAPAFALLHRPESGAPGTVDVLLGEVIEVARLADLPLEDQAPARERPWHEVLAIIPFRQIRERGYACSDDGVPLLAMKVTDQEIISTDQALTRLPDRLISTTGGEFDVSDDQYAEIVRRVLKEAIGEGEGANFVIKRSFVTTIDDYTPAHALAFFRRLLAMESGAYWTFLVHTGERTFVGATPERHLTLRDGVATMNPISGTYRYPPTGPALGDLMDFLADRKESEELYMVLDEELKMMTRFCAPGVRVAGPRLKEMSRLAHTEYYIEGTSDWDVRDILRESMFAPTVTGSPLENACRVIERYEPHSRGYYSGAMALIGRDAAGARTLDSAILIRTAEIDTRGETRIGVGSTLVRHSDPVSEIAETRAKVAGLLAALAPGIRTRLGRHPDVRAALARRNSDISGFWLGYGDAEGRDLTGVRTLIIDAEDTFTSMLDHQLRSLGMAVTVRRYDDDPGLSGHDLVVLGPGPGDPRDLTHPKIAYLDRAVRELLDGQTPFLTVCLSHQVLCRVLGFPLCRRAVPNQGAPRTIDLFGATERVGFYNTFAARPDAEARGDVELCLDPDNGEIHALRGAHFASIQFHAESVLTRNGPRILSSLIERAMTS
- a CDS encoding SDR family NAD(P)-dependent oxidoreductase codes for the protein MDSETVRTVLRALGEARRLPLDDPDRRWIAHAALALVRDGQQRRRQKRGRAVKEADAAVLAATAMGTPERVIDAPISERTAGEPAGELRRPRRCYVCKEYFTRVGSLYHLLCPSCAAFNAARRTARADLSGRRALVTGGRTKIGHQLALMMLRDGAHVTVTTRFPADAVRRFAETGDWGGRLEVVGIDLCDPRQVIALGDRFLTAGNPLDILVNNAAQTLRRPLSAYAALMEGERAGLPPGASTVPGFMPGLPVSPPGDGVWGLPGLPVSNPGDATRDLPGLRVSPSGGTDGDPRDPLASPADDVAGDPRGLPLSRPDDVAPGLPDASGLLPDTSARNSWSARIGGVDPAELLEVQLVNAVAPFLLIDRLLPLLLAAPFPRRYIVNVSAVEGQFAVANKTGRHPHTNMAKAALNMLTRTSAADLARQGVYLCSVDTGWITDENPVPLRDLLDRRTPLDVVDGAARVYDPIVRGEAGDPVHGVFLKDYAEAPW
- a CDS encoding isochorismatase family protein, whose translation is MPGIPPITPYPLPTTGDLPRNTARWTPDPARAVLLIHDMQRYFLKPFPPSMREELVGAVARLREQSAALGVPVAYTAQPGSMTEEERGLLKDFWGPGMRRAPEDRLMADELAPAPGDWEFAKFRYSAFARTDLLERLRAAGRDQLIVCGVYAHVGVLMTAVDSFTHDLETFLVADAVADFSSDYHRLALTYAAERCAVLLTAKEVWP
- the phzG gene encoding phenazine biosynthesis FMN-dependent oxidase PhzG, with protein sequence MSSRYESLTGPTDLDFPEYDCPPPEPLELAGRWLATAVDIGVREPKALALATADSRGRPSSRTVIVQEFDRRGLLFITHATSQKGREIAENGWASGLLYWRETAQQLIFSGPVVRLGAAEADLLWAGRPTPLLSMSTASWQSAPLEDPEAVLKEAERLAVLREPLPRPDRFAGYRLEPTVVEFWAAASSRLHRRLRYDLTEDGWRPVRLHP
- a CDS encoding PhzF family phenazine biosynthesis protein, with amino-acid sequence MTHPYVVVDSFTDTPLSGNPVAVLFDAEDLTADRMQAIAKEMNLSETTFVLPAREDGDYHVRVFTPVNELPFAGHPLLGTAVALGEFFDGDRLRLETKMGVIPFDLVREGDAVVAATMEQPTPTFSTFEREEELLAALGLESSTLPVEIYVNGPRHVFVGLPSVEALAGLRPDHRALAAFENMATNCFTGSGTYWRSRMFSPAYGVQEDAATGSAAGPLALHLGRHGRVGFDTWIEIHQGVEMGRPSLMRARAEEGGRILVSGAAAPVARGVILV